TTTAATATGCAGATTTTATGTGTTCGTCAGCAAAGATCAGCATCGAAAATTTAAGCGAATACGCTGCATATTCGATTAAAAATAATTACGACCAGAAGCCAAAATAGCAAACCGAATATGATTGTTAATACCGCTGTCCAGAGAAATGGAAACTTTCGGGCTTTTGAAGAATAGAGCAGCGGGTTCCTTTTCATAATAGAAACGATATCGTGAACAATTTCTCCTCACCGTTCAGGCAGTTAAAACAGGGCCTTCCGCCAGCGTCCGGATATGTAAATCCGGTGATAGGTAATACTTATTGTTCAGCACCCGTTCGATACATTTCACAAATTCGTTTTCGGTACTTTTTTTCAATAAATATCCCCTGGCGCCGAATTGAAAATAGGAAACGGTACTACCGATAGAATAGGTTTCTTCAAAAACAATAACTGGTACGAGCTTAAAATGCTCCCGACATGCAAGGACTGTTTGTGCAGATTGCCCGGTTCGAAAATGATTTCTACCTGAATCGTTAGTACCTAATATGATCAAGTCTGGTACAATGCCGTTGAGCTGCAGCAGCAATTCTTCGAGGTTACTGGCAGAAAATAGTTGAATGGGCGAAAAATGCCTGTTCAACAAAATACTAACTCCTTTTATTGTTATTGGGGAACTCTCTATGACGCAAACCGTTAACATTTGGCAGGCATTTGGTGAATAAATTTGGTCTAACTGCTTGTTGACACAGTTGTAAAATTAACTTTGATAAAAATAACAGGTTATAAAAAATCCAAGCATTTTTCAGATAATTCAATGATAGGTATAGTGCAAAATCTACACAGGAATAGATTTAAAAATCGAGATCCGATTCGTATACTGAGCTTAGCATTTATGATAGAATTCTTGTTGCCGATGACCATCCCCTAATGCGCGAAGGGGCCCGACATGCATTGAATAGTTTTATCGCAGATATCAGTATTGTCGGCTGTCTATACCAAATTGATCATCATCAGTCTTACAATTACTTCAGGTTCAATATTCCCCTGAGTTCAGACAGTGATTGGATCATTAGTTTTTTAAAAATCACACGCTTGATAGAACTTACTGACGACGGTTTACAATCAAGAATGCCGGCAATTACTGTATTCTTCTGGCCTTGACTCAGATAAACTGCAAGCTCAAATTCATAGCTTGTCAATTTTCTAATTTTTCTTATCGGACTATCCGTCCTGAGTAGTAACGGCTGCACAAAGTCGTCAAGCAATTCGGGGCTCAGGAAAGGTTTGCCGCCAATGATGGATTCTATACACGTAATCAACTGATGCTCACTATGCTGCTTCAAAAGATACCCGTCTATACCGACCATAAAATAACTAAAAATCATTTCCTGGACTAAATCATAGTCATATACAACAATCTTTGCTGTTGGAAATGCCTTTTTACACTTCCTTACTGATATAAGACGGTTTTCTTTGGCATTTTCGCTGATACCCAAAATAACAACAAACGGCAGATCCGCTTGCTGCATTTGCGGAAATTCTTCAAGACTACGGGATTGAAAAAGCCTGGCATCTTCATAATGTGTATTTAGCAAGACCGATAAGCCGGTCCTCATAATTGGGAAGGGATCAATTATTCCAATTGTTAACATAACTATCGGTAGGTACTACCTTTTTTAAATTGGTACGAGTTAAGGGCCCCGATTTGCTTGAGGTGAGCTTAAACCATGCAAAAGTAGTTATGTGTTTATAGGTACAATGTCAGTCTGAATGCGAAGCCGAGAAGATATAATAAGACACTTGTAGTTCCTTTACTACATACTATATACGTGCACTGATTTTATCCTCCTCTTTTAATATGAAAATCTTTTTCTTTCCATTCTTACGGCCAAATACACCCGTCAGACTGGGGACCTGCTTCTTTATTAGCCTGAAAGGTTGATATACGTCATTAGTATATTTTCGACACCTGTCAATTAAATGTTTTGCCAGGTTTGGGATTCGACTACTGATGAAAGTCTTCATTAACAATAATTTCGCGGCATTCCGGCATGGGCTATCCCGGGTACGTATCTGAGTATCCTGCCGATATATACAAACAAATATCGCGACTTGCTGAAACGGTCACTACCTGAGGTACGGGCATTAAAATTCGCTCTCCCGAAATACAGAAGAGCGAACGATTAATTTCCAGTTGTTGATCTTATTCAGCCAGGATTATATCCCGGTTCATACTCAAATTTTCAGGCCTTTACTGCTTAAGTGCTACGCTTATTTCAGCTGGTTTCGGGGCCTGAATGCCATCTGCTGCGAATTGACGGCTGATTCCTTCGTGGACATTGTAATAAGTTGCCCAATAGTTTTCGCTGAGCGTCCATACTCGGACATCGAAGAAAATTGCGTTTTCGGTCAGTTTCGTTACCAGCACATCGTGCTCCGTACCCCTGAGCGCGGTAGGACAGGCATCAACGACCTTCTGAACCGAGTATCTTATATTATCCGCCCCATTTTGTGACCCTGCGGCAAAGACCATATCCACGCGGATTTTGCCTTTCCCTGAAATGTTGACGATAGGAGATGTTGAAAGCGGACCGTTGGGTATAATGATGGTTTTATTATCAGGTGTCAGAAGCACTGTATTAAATATCTGGACGCCTTCTACAACGCCCGTAAAGCCCTGGGCGGCGATCAGGTCACCGGTGCGGAAAGGCTTAAAGATCAGGAGCAGTACGCCGCCTGCGAAATTTGCCAGGCTACCCTGCAAAGCCAGGCCGACGGCCAGACCGGCTGCGCCAAGCACTGCCACAAATGACGAAGTTTCGATGCCAATGATCCCAGCGATACTTAATAGCAGCATTACGTTCAGCAGAACGCCTATCAGCGAATTCAGGAAAGGCTGTACCTGCGGGTCAACCTTTCTGTTGTCCATCGCCCTATGGATAACAGACGTCAGTTTGCCAATGACAATACGGCCAATTATGAAGACAACAACAGCAAGTAAAAGCTTTCCGCCATATTGTGTGATGGCCGCCATGCCCTGGGTTTTGATTAGCTCCCAATTGAAGTTTTCCTGGATCATAAAATCGTTTTGTAGAATGTAAATCGATACTTAAAGTTGCTTTTCAGAATTAGAGACCAGTGATCTGCCCATTAAGGCAGCCGTTTTAAAATCAAGCCTCCTGGTAATGCCAGGAGGTTGACCACACTACACTCAACGTTCATGAAACTACCTTTTACTTTTATATGAAGATGATAATGTATGTAAAGTATGATGCAGGGCGCTTCCGATTTTGGCTACGATTGCCTTGCAACCACCGGGGA
This Dyadobacter sp. UC 10 DNA region includes the following protein-coding sequences:
- a CDS encoding response regulator, producing the protein MLLQLNGIVPDLIILGTNDSGRNHFRTGQSAQTVLACREHFKLVPVIVFEETYSIGSTVSYFQFGARGYLLKKSTENEFVKCIERVLNNKYYLSPDLHIRTLAEGPVLTA
- a CDS encoding mechanosensitive ion channel family protein, whose translation is MIQENFNWELIKTQGMAAITQYGGKLLLAVVVFIIGRIVIGKLTSVIHRAMDNRKVDPQVQPFLNSLIGVLLNVMLLLSIAGIIGIETSSFVAVLGAAGLAVGLALQGSLANFAGGVLLLIFKPFRTGDLIAAQGFTGVVEGVQIFNTVLLTPDNKTIIIPNGPLSTSPIVNISGKGKIRVDMVFAAGSQNGADNIRYSVQKVVDACPTALRGTEHDVLVTKLTENAIFFDVRVWTLSENYWATYYNVHEGISRQFAADGIQAPKPAEISVALKQ
- a CDS encoding response regulator transcription factor; the encoded protein is MLTIGIIDPFPIMRTGLSVLLNTHYEDARLFQSRSLEEFPQMQQADLPFVVILGISENAKENRLISVRKCKKAFPTAKIVVYDYDLVQEMIFSYFMVGIDGYLLKQHSEHQLITCIESIIGGKPFLSPELLDDFVQPLLLRTDSPIRKIRKLTSYEFELAVYLSQGQKNTVIAGILDCKPSSVSSIKRVIFKKLMIQSLSELRGILNLK